One part of the Mycobacterium marinum genome encodes these proteins:
- the lysS gene encoding lysine--tRNA ligase, which produces MSSAESDIPEQFRIRRDKRARLLAEGYDPYPVAIERTHTLAEIRATYADLPTDSATEDIVGVAGRVVFARNTGKLCFATLQDGDGTQLQAMISLDKVGRESLDRWKADVDIGDVVYVHGTVISSRRGELSVLADSWRMAAKALRPLPVAHKEMSEESRVRQRYVDLIVRPQAREVARQRIAVIRAVRNALERRGFLEVETPMLQTLAGGAAARPFVTHSNALDIDLYLRIAPELFLKRCIVGGFDRVFELNRVFRNEGSDSTHSPEFSMLETYQTYGTYDDSALITRELIQEVADEAIGTRQLPMPDGSVYDIDGEWATIEMYSSLSEALGEQITPETTVARLRDIASGLDVEIDNSVFGHGKLVEELWEHAVGNKLTAPTFVKDFPVETTPLTRQHRSIPGVTEKWDLYVRGVELATGYSELNDPVVQRDRFADQARAAAAGDDEAMQLDEDFLTALEYGMPPCTGTGMGIDRLLMCLTGLSIRETVLFPIVRPHSN; this is translated from the coding sequence GTGAGCTCCGCCGAGTCAGACATTCCCGAGCAGTTCCGAATCCGTCGGGACAAGCGTGCTCGGTTATTGGCAGAGGGGTATGACCCCTATCCGGTAGCCATCGAACGCACTCACACGTTGGCCGAGATTCGTGCCACCTATGCCGACCTACCGACAGATTCGGCGACCGAGGACATCGTCGGTGTCGCGGGTCGAGTGGTGTTCGCGCGTAACACCGGGAAACTGTGTTTTGCGACACTGCAGGACGGCGACGGCACCCAGCTGCAGGCGATGATCAGCCTCGACAAGGTGGGCCGCGAATCGCTGGACAGGTGGAAGGCCGACGTCGACATCGGTGACGTCGTCTACGTGCACGGCACCGTGATCAGCTCCCGTCGGGGCGAACTATCGGTGCTCGCCGATTCCTGGCGGATGGCTGCCAAGGCCTTGCGGCCGCTGCCGGTCGCACACAAGGAGATGAGCGAGGAGTCGCGGGTTCGTCAGCGCTACGTCGATTTGATCGTGCGTCCGCAGGCGCGGGAGGTCGCGCGACAGCGGATTGCGGTAATCCGTGCGGTGCGTAATGCGCTGGAGCGGCGCGGGTTTCTCGAAGTCGAAACGCCAATGTTGCAGACCTTGGCCGGCGGCGCTGCGGCGCGGCCGTTCGTCACCCATTCCAATGCCCTCGACATCGATCTTTACCTGCGTATCGCGCCGGAACTGTTCCTCAAGCGTTGCATCGTGGGCGGTTTCGACAGGGTCTTTGAACTAAATCGGGTGTTCCGAAACGAAGGGTCTGATTCCACCCATTCCCCGGAATTCTCCATGCTGGAGACCTATCAGACCTATGGAACCTATGACGATTCGGCCCTGATCACCAGAGAGCTTATTCAAGAAGTTGCTGACGAGGCGATCGGAACCAGGCAACTCCCGATGCCTGACGGCAGCGTGTACGACATCGACGGAGAATGGGCGACTATCGAGATGTATTCCTCCTTGTCGGAGGCACTGGGGGAACAGATCACGCCAGAGACGACGGTTGCTCGCTTACGTGACATCGCAAGCGGACTTGACGTAGAGATTGATAACAGTGTTTTTGGTCACGGCAAACTTGTCGAGGAACTCTGGGAACATGCTGTCGGCAACAAGTTGACGGCGCCCACATTTGTCAAGGATTTCCCAGTCGAGACAACGCCATTGACTCGTCAGCACCGCAGTATCCCCGGAGTAACCGAGAAGTGGGATCTCTACGTGCGCGGAGTCGAACTGGCTACCGGGTACTCGGAATTAAACGATCCCGTCGTCCAGCGGGACAGATTCGCTGATCAGGCGCGTGCGGCGGCCGCTGGTGACGACGAGGCGATGCAACTTGACGAAGATTTTCTGACGGCTCTGGAGTACGGGATGCCCCCGTGTACTGGAACTGGAATGGGCATCGATCGGTTGTTGATGTGTTTGACCGGACTGTCAATTAGGGAGACAGTTTTGTTCCCGATTGTTCGCCCTCACTCCAACTGA